The following are encoded together in the Patescibacteria group bacterium genome:
- a CDS encoding antA/AntB antirepressor family protein, protein MNEIINIRVVQKSIDNEKKRFVNARELHKWLKAGRDFSNWIKDRIEKYDFMEGTDFFKVMPHKELKQVKNFDFTILRNQNKELTLAKDFDSPNLANQILKQGGDVRSIEYILTIDMAKEVAMLENNDLGKKVRKYFIKTEERFKQVMRAAFENPNKHKDGFLFGAVCWVSI, encoded by the coding sequence ATGAATGAAATAATAAATATCAGAGTAGTTCAAAAATCAATAGACAATGAGAAAAAGCGGTTTGTAAACGCTCGAGAATTGCATAAATGGCTAAAAGCAGGCAGGGATTTTTCTAATTGGATTAAGGATAGAATAGAAAAATACGATTTTATGGAAGGTACTGATTTTTTTAAAGTAATGCCGCATAAAGAGTTGAAACAAGTCAAAAATTTTGATTTCACAATTTTGAGAAATCAAAATAAAGAGCTTACATTAGCCAAGGATTTTGATTCGCCAAATTTGGCGAATCAAATATTAAAACAAGGCGGAGATGTGAGGAGCATAGAATATATTTTAACAATAGACATGGCGAAAGAAGTGGCGATGCTTGAAAATAATGATTTGGGCAAAAAAGTAAGAAAATATTTTATCAAAACAGAGGAACGGTTTAAACAAGTTATGCGGGCGGCTTTTGAGAATCCGAACAAACATAAGGATGGGTTTTTGTTTGGCGCTGTTTGTTGGGTTAGCATTTGA
- a CDS encoding GxxExxY protein: MKNANNKANKVIHKDLSYKIVGILFEVYNDLGYGYQEKYYERAIVKYLIAAKIKFKRQVSYLIKAKGEVIGRYYLDFLIEDKIILELKKGNYFSKRNIEQVKGYLKATGMKLAILANFTSSGVKFFRVLNPDNLTTPQINSPQINK, from the coding sequence ATGAAAAACGCAAATAATAAAGCAAATAAAGTAATACATAAAGATTTGAGCTATAAAATAGTTGGCATATTATTCGAGGTATACAATGATTTAGGTTATGGATACCAAGAAAAATATTACGAGAGAGCAATTGTAAAATATTTAATCGCCGCTAAAATAAAATTTAAACGCCAGGTCTCATATTTAATCAAAGCTAAAGGGGAGGTCATCGGTCGTTATTATCTAGATTTTTTAATTGAAGATAAAATAATTTTGGAATTAAAGAAGGGCAATTATTTTTCCAAGAGAAATATTGAACAGGTGAAGGGCTATTTAAAAGCAACGGGTATGAAGCTGGCTATTTTGGCTAATTTTACCTCAAGTGGTGTCAAATTTTTTCGAGTTCTAAATCCTGATAACTTAACCACCCCACAAATCAACTCTCCACAAATCAACAAATAA